From a single Paenibacillus thermoaerophilus genomic region:
- a CDS encoding IS3 family transposase produces the protein MYFYNNERLQAKLNGLSPMEFRTKAA, from the coding sequence ATTTACTTTTACAATAACGAGCGATTGCAGGCAAAACTAAACGGCCTCAGTCCTATGGAATTCAGGACCAAGGCCGCTTAA